A region from the Streptomyces lydicus genome encodes:
- a CDS encoding Fpg/Nei family DNA glycosylase: MPEGDTVWRLAQRLGDALAGHPLTRCDLRVPRLATVDLTGREVLEVRSRGKHLLTRFEGGLTLHSHLRMDGAWRIYAPAERWRGGPAHQIRAVLGTAEHTAVGYRLPVLDLLRTADESRVVDHLGPDLLGPDWDPERALGRLLATPDRPLGEALLDQRNLAGIGNVYKCELCFLLRASPWLPIGRLPRPERLPALAKKLLEANKHRPARTTTPWGHRPPPFGNSGGARPDRRLWVYGWAGRPCLRCGTAIRTGDQDPVDQAPATEERVTYWCPACQPDRQAARPTD; the protein is encoded by the coding sequence ATGCCCGAAGGCGACACCGTCTGGCGCCTGGCCCAGCGGCTCGGCGACGCGCTGGCCGGCCATCCGCTGACCCGCTGCGACCTGCGGGTCCCCCGGCTCGCGACGGTGGACCTGACCGGCCGCGAGGTGCTGGAGGTGCGCTCCCGCGGCAAGCATCTCCTCACCCGCTTCGAGGGCGGCCTCACCCTGCACTCCCATCTGCGGATGGACGGCGCATGGAGGATCTACGCCCCGGCCGAGCGCTGGCGCGGCGGCCCCGCCCATCAGATCAGGGCGGTCCTCGGCACCGCGGAACACACCGCCGTCGGCTACCGCCTCCCGGTCCTCGACCTGCTGCGCACCGCCGACGAATCCCGGGTCGTCGACCATCTGGGCCCCGATCTCCTCGGCCCCGACTGGGACCCGGAACGAGCCCTCGGCCGGCTGCTCGCCACCCCCGACCGCCCGCTCGGCGAGGCCCTGCTCGACCAGCGCAATCTGGCCGGCATCGGCAATGTCTACAAGTGCGAGCTGTGCTTTCTGCTGCGCGCCTCCCCCTGGCTCCCCATCGGCCGGCTGCCCCGGCCCGAGCGCCTGCCCGCCCTCGCCAAAAAGCTCCTGGAGGCCAACAAGCACCGCCCCGCCCGCACCACCACCCCCTGGGGCCACCGCCCGCCCCCCTTCGGGAACAGCGGGGGCGCCCGCCCCGACCGCCGGCTGTGGGTCTACGGCTGGGCCGGCCGCCCCTGCCTGCGCTGCGGCACCGCGATCCGCACCGGCGACCAGGACCCCGTCGACCAGGCCCCCGCCACCGAGGAGCGCGTCACCTACTGGTGCCCCGCCTGCCAGCCGGACCGGCAGGCCGCCCGGCCCACGGACTGA
- a CDS encoding SDR family NAD(P)-dependent oxidoreductase, whose translation MPFTAYDLTGRTAIVTGAASGIGRASATLLAEAGATVHCADLDDQGVKATAAAITAAGGSAHAHHLDVTRRDEIAAVVDAARSTTGRLDVMANIAGIMYSSPVLETEDAELDRVWNTNFKGVLHGCQEAARAMIATATPGSLVNMASGAIDTGAPGLLCYGASKAAVVQLTKTLATEVGRHGIRVNAVAPGWVRTAMTERHTARDRQQAEGPMIRMSPLGRVGEPEDIAHTVLHLASDASSFMTGQILRPNGGVAMPW comes from the coding sequence ATGCCCTTCACGGCGTACGACCTCACGGGCCGCACCGCGATCGTCACCGGCGCGGCAAGCGGAATCGGCCGCGCCAGCGCCACCCTCCTCGCCGAGGCCGGGGCCACCGTCCACTGCGCCGATCTCGACGACCAGGGCGTCAAGGCGACCGCGGCGGCGATCACCGCGGCAGGCGGTTCGGCGCACGCCCACCACCTCGACGTCACCCGGCGCGACGAGATCGCCGCGGTCGTCGACGCCGCCCGCAGCACCACCGGCCGCCTCGACGTGATGGCGAACATCGCCGGGATCATGTACTCCTCCCCCGTCCTGGAGACCGAGGACGCGGAGCTGGACCGGGTCTGGAACACCAACTTCAAGGGCGTGCTCCACGGCTGCCAGGAGGCGGCCCGCGCCATGATCGCCACCGCCACCCCCGGTTCCCTCGTGAACATGGCCTCCGGCGCGATCGACACCGGCGCGCCCGGCCTGCTCTGCTACGGCGCCTCCAAGGCCGCCGTCGTCCAGCTCACCAAGACCCTGGCCACGGAGGTGGGCCGGCACGGCATCCGCGTCAATGCCGTCGCCCCGGGGTGGGTGCGTACGGCGATGACCGAGCGGCACACCGCCCGGGACCGGCAGCAGGCGGAGGGGCCGATGATCCGGATGTCGCCTCTGGGGAGGGTGGGAGAGCCGGAGGACATCGCCCACACCGTTCTGCATCTGGCGTCGGATGCCTCGTCGTTCATGACCGGTCAGATCCTCCGCCCGAACGGCGGCGTCGCCATGCCCTGGTGA
- a CDS encoding Dps family protein, with protein sequence MSVVKSTLSDKDRKVVGTALQGALVDLVDLSLVAKQVHWNVVGPRFRSVHLQLDDVVTSARQHADTVAERASAIGVSPDGRAVTVSKTSGISEITDGWIKDGDVVRAMVNALGAVIGRMRERIVATADPDPVSQDILIGLTADLEKHHWMFQAEAH encoded by the coding sequence ATGTCTGTCGTCAAGAGCACGCTGTCCGATAAAGACCGCAAAGTGGTCGGGACCGCCCTGCAGGGGGCTCTCGTCGACCTGGTGGACCTGTCTCTCGTGGCCAAGCAGGTGCACTGGAACGTCGTCGGGCCCCGCTTCCGCTCCGTGCACCTGCAGCTCGACGATGTGGTCACCAGTGCACGGCAGCACGCCGACACGGTGGCCGAGCGGGCGTCCGCGATCGGGGTGTCCCCCGACGGGCGGGCCGTCACCGTCTCCAAGACCAGTGGCATCAGCGAGATCACGGACGGCTGGATCAAGGACGGCGATGTGGTGCGGGCGATGGTGAACGCGCTCGGCGCGGTCATCGGCCGGATGCGCGAGCGGATCGTCGCCACCGCGGACCCGGACCCGGTCAGCCAGGACATCCTGATCGGGCTGACCGCCGACCTGGAGAAGCACCACTGGATGTTCCAGGCCGAGGCGCACTGA
- a CDS encoding helix-turn-helix domain-containing protein produces MILLRRLLGDVLRRQRQRQGRTLREVSSSARVSLGYLSEVERGQKEASSELLSSICDALDVRMSELMREVSDELALAELAASAAASDPVPAPVRPKLNSVSVTSLAGVPEERVTIKSPADVVDVVAA; encoded by the coding sequence ATGATTCTGCTTCGTCGCCTGCTGGGTGACGTGCTGCGCCGACAGCGTCAGCGCCAGGGCCGAACCCTGCGCGAGGTCTCTTCCTCCGCCCGGGTATCGCTCGGCTATTTGTCCGAGGTGGAGAGGGGGCAGAAGGAGGCTTCCTCCGAACTGCTCTCATCGATCTGTGACGCGCTGGACGTGCGCATGTCCGAGCTCATGCGGGAGGTCAGCGACGAGCTGGCACTCGCCGAGCTGGCAGCGTCCGCGGCCGCGAGCGACCCGGTGCCCGCACCGGTGCGGCCGAAGCTCAATTCGGTGTCCGTCACGTCCCTGGCCGGTGTGCCGGAGGAGCGCGTGACCATCAAGTCCCCGGCCGACGTCGTGGATGTCGTCGCGGCCTGA
- a CDS encoding CinA family protein, whose protein sequence is MNGPGSAAAGALELLAGRGQSLAVAESLTGGLVTGALTAVPGASRVVRGSVTAYATDLKRQVLGVDAALLAACGAVDGEVARQMACGVRRVLGADWGIATTGVAGPDPQDGYPVGTVFVAVQGPDGAGQVRRLALEGDRDRIRQDTIHAVLAMLLSELTENTRAQDTEQHGGNGCLQP, encoded by the coding sequence GTGAACGGGCCGGGTTCTGCCGCGGCCGGAGCGCTGGAACTGCTCGCCGGGCGCGGTCAGAGCCTGGCGGTGGCGGAATCGCTGACCGGCGGCCTGGTGACGGGCGCACTGACCGCCGTCCCCGGGGCCTCACGGGTGGTCCGCGGCTCGGTCACGGCGTACGCCACCGACCTCAAGCGGCAGGTGCTGGGCGTGGACGCCGCCCTGCTGGCCGCGTGCGGTGCGGTGGACGGGGAGGTCGCGCGGCAGATGGCGTGCGGTGTGCGGCGGGTGCTGGGTGCCGACTGGGGCATCGCCACGACGGGGGTGGCCGGGCCCGATCCGCAGGACGGATATCCGGTGGGCACCGTTTTCGTGGCGGTTCAGGGACCGGACGGCGCAGGGCAGGTGCGGCGGCTGGCGCTGGAGGGCGATCGGGACCGGATCCGCCAGGACACCATTCATGCCGTGCTCGCAATGCTGTTGAGCGAACTGACAGAAAATACGCGGGCACAGGATACGGAACAACACGGGGGGAATGGATGTTTGCAGCCCTGA
- the pgsA gene encoding CDP-diacylglycerol--glycerol-3-phosphate 3-phosphatidyltransferase produces MSGVPASAAGGPRTAPVVRQAGLWNIANLLTMLRLVLVPAFVVLLMHDNGTDPVWRVFAWAAFAIAMITDVFDGHLARTYNLVTDFGKIADPIADKAIMGAALICLSVLGDLSWWVTGVILFRELGITLMRFWVIKHGVIPASRGGKIKTLAQGTAVGMYVLVLTGPLATFRWWVMAVAVALTVVTGFDYIRQAVVLRRAGLVRERAERDAAR; encoded by the coding sequence ATGAGCGGAGTCCCGGCTTCCGCAGCTGGTGGCCCGCGCACGGCGCCGGTCGTCCGGCAGGCCGGGCTGTGGAACATCGCCAACCTTCTGACGATGCTGCGGCTGGTGCTGGTCCCGGCCTTCGTGGTGCTGCTGATGCACGACAACGGCACCGATCCCGTCTGGCGGGTCTTCGCCTGGGCCGCCTTCGCCATCGCCATGATCACCGATGTCTTCGACGGGCATCTGGCGCGCACGTACAACCTGGTCACCGACTTCGGCAAGATCGCGGACCCGATCGCGGACAAAGCGATCATGGGCGCGGCGCTGATCTGCCTGTCGGTGCTGGGTGATCTGTCGTGGTGGGTGACCGGCGTGATCCTCTTCCGGGAGCTCGGCATCACGCTGATGCGGTTCTGGGTGATCAAGCACGGAGTGATTCCGGCCAGTCGGGGCGGCAAAATCAAGACATTGGCCCAGGGCACCGCGGTGGGCATGTACGTCCTGGTGCTGACCGGCCCGCTGGCGACCTTCCGCTGGTGGGTGATGGCGGTGGCCGTCGCGCTGACCGTGGTCACCGGGTTCGACTACATCCGGCAGGCCGTGGTGCTGCGCCGGGCCGGACTGGTCCGGGAGCGGGCCGAGCGGGACGCGGCACGGTGA
- the rimO gene encoding 30S ribosomal protein S12 methylthiotransferase RimO, translating to MPERRTVALVTLGCARNEVDSEELAGRLAADGWDLVEEAADADVAVVNTCGFVEAAKKDSVDALLEANDLKDHGRTQAVVAVGCMAERYGKELAEALPEADGVLGFDDYSSISDRLQTILNGGIHAAHTPRDRRKLLPISPAERQGSAGVALPGHAQDEPPAAPPEDLPEGIAPASGPRAPLRRRLGSSPVASVKLASGCDRRCSFCAIPSFRGSFISRRPSDVLGETRWLAGEGVKEIMLVSENNTSYGKDLGDIRLLETLLPELAAVDGIERIRVSYLQPAEMRPGLIDVLTGTDKVAPYFDLSFQHSAPGVLRSMRRFGGTDSFLELLETIRTKAPQAGARSNFIVGFPGESESDLAELERFLTEARLDAIGVFGYSDEDGTEAASYEDKVDPDVVAERLARVSRLAEELTAQRAEERIGETLRVLVDRTDDEDGIVGRAAHQAPETDGVTLLSTGQELAPGRMVEAKVVASEGVDLVAEVLSVEGTGCTEEAAR from the coding sequence ATGCCCGAACGCCGTACCGTCGCCCTTGTCACTCTTGGCTGCGCCCGTAACGAGGTGGACTCGGAGGAGCTCGCAGGCCGCCTGGCAGCGGACGGCTGGGACCTCGTCGAGGAAGCCGCCGATGCCGATGTCGCCGTCGTCAACACCTGTGGTTTCGTCGAGGCCGCGAAGAAGGACTCCGTCGACGCCCTGCTGGAAGCCAACGATCTGAAGGATCACGGCAGAACCCAGGCCGTGGTGGCCGTCGGCTGCATGGCCGAGCGCTACGGCAAGGAGCTCGCCGAGGCGCTGCCCGAGGCCGACGGTGTGCTCGGCTTCGACGACTACAGCAGCATCTCCGACCGCCTGCAGACCATCCTGAACGGCGGCATCCACGCCGCCCACACCCCGCGCGACCGCCGCAAGCTGCTGCCGATCAGCCCGGCCGAGCGCCAGGGCTCCGCCGGTGTCGCGCTGCCCGGCCACGCCCAGGACGAGCCGCCGGCCGCCCCGCCCGAGGACCTGCCGGAGGGCATCGCGCCCGCCTCCGGGCCGCGTGCGCCGCTGCGCCGCCGGCTCGGCAGCAGCCCCGTGGCCTCGGTGAAGCTGGCCTCCGGCTGCGACCGGCGCTGCTCGTTCTGCGCCATCCCGTCCTTCCGCGGCTCCTTCATCTCGCGCCGGCCCTCCGATGTGCTCGGTGAGACGCGCTGGCTGGCCGGGGAGGGCGTCAAGGAGATCATGCTGGTCTCCGAGAACAACACCTCCTACGGCAAGGACCTCGGCGACATCCGGCTGCTGGAGACGCTGCTGCCGGAGCTGGCGGCGGTCGACGGCATCGAGCGGATCCGGGTCAGCTACCTGCAGCCCGCCGAGATGCGGCCGGGGCTGATCGACGTGCTGACCGGTACCGACAAGGTGGCGCCGTACTTCGACCTGTCCTTCCAGCACTCGGCGCCCGGGGTGCTGCGCTCCATGCGGCGCTTCGGCGGCACCGACAGCTTCCTGGAGCTGCTGGAGACGATCCGGACGAAGGCGCCGCAGGCCGGTGCCCGCTCCAACTTCATCGTCGGCTTCCCCGGGGAGAGCGAGAGCGACCTCGCGGAGCTGGAGCGCTTCCTCACCGAGGCCCGGCTCGACGCCATCGGCGTCTTCGGCTACTCCGACGAGGACGGCACCGAGGCCGCCTCGTACGAGGACAAGGTCGACCCGGACGTGGTCGCCGAGCGGCTGGCGCGGGTCTCCCGGCTGGCCGAGGAGCTGACCGCGCAGCGCGCCGAGGAGCGGATCGGCGAAACGCTGCGGGTGCTGGTCGACCGGACCGACGACGAGGACGGCATCGTCGGGCGGGCCGCGCACCAGGCGCCGGAGACCGACGGCGTCACCCTGCTGTCGACCGGCCAGGAGCTGGCGCCCGGTCGTATGGTCGAAGCAAAGGTGGTGGCGAGCGAGGGCGTGGACCTCGTCGCGGAGGTGCTGTCGGTGGAGGGCACGGGGTGTACCGAGGAGGCGGCCAGATGA
- a CDS encoding helix-turn-helix domain-containing protein, protein MSIGNSPEADRPSVGAALQKARIGAGLTVEEVSTTTRVRIPLVQAIEQDDFSRCGGDVYARGHIRALARAVRLDPGPLIDQFDAEHGGRPAPTPAAPLYEAERIRSEPRRPNWTAAMVAAIVAVVGFMGFTLFTDGGKSDSGPIAGGDANAKPAPAPTRHPSTIKPPVTPDPSDSAVAGLPKDKVTIKVTARDGQSWVSAKDANGKLLEDGLLKKGESKTITDKERIDLVLGNAGAVQLYVNGKEVKKVGDKGTVERLSYTPGDPQAG, encoded by the coding sequence GTGTCCATCGGCAACTCCCCCGAAGCAGACCGGCCTTCCGTCGGCGCTGCCCTCCAGAAGGCCCGTATCGGAGCGGGACTGACCGTCGAAGAGGTCAGTACGACGACACGGGTGCGCATCCCCCTCGTGCAGGCGATCGAGCAGGACGACTTCTCCCGCTGTGGCGGCGATGTCTACGCCCGGGGGCACATCCGGGCGCTCGCCCGCGCGGTCCGTCTCGATCCCGGACCGCTGATCGACCAGTTCGACGCCGAGCACGGTGGACGGCCCGCGCCGACCCCCGCCGCACCGCTCTACGAAGCCGAGCGGATCCGTTCCGAGCCGCGCCGCCCCAACTGGACCGCGGCGATGGTCGCGGCGATCGTCGCGGTGGTCGGGTTCATGGGCTTCACGCTCTTCACGGATGGCGGCAAGAGCGACAGCGGCCCGATCGCGGGCGGCGACGCCAATGCGAAGCCGGCGCCGGCGCCCACCCGCCATCCCTCGACCATCAAGCCGCCCGTCACCCCCGATCCCTCCGACAGCGCCGTCGCCGGACTGCCGAAGGACAAGGTCACGATCAAGGTGACCGCCCGTGACGGCCAGAGCTGGGTCTCCGCCAAGGACGCCAACGGCAAGCTCCTGGAGGACGGCCTGCTCAAGAAGGGCGAGTCCAAGACCATCACCGACAAGGAGCGCATCGACCTGGTCCTCGGCAACGCCGGCGCCGTACAGCTGTACGTCAACGGCAAGGAGGTCAAGAAGGTCGGCGACAAGGGCACGGTGGAGCGGCTGAGCTATACGCCGGGGGACCCCCAGGCGGGCTGA